A genomic segment from Toxotes jaculatrix isolate fToxJac2 chromosome 6, fToxJac2.pri, whole genome shotgun sequence encodes:
- the ppat gene encoding amidophosphoribosyltransferase codes for MEFEESGIGEECGVFGCVAAGEWPTQLEVAQVLTLGLVALQHRGQESAGIVTSNGASPPTYTAHKGMGLVSTAFPPEALLKLRYGNLGICHTRYSTTGISELQNCQPFVVDTLHGKIAVAHNGELVNAHALRKKVMRHGVGLSTSSDSELITQLLALTPPMEELDAPDWVARIKNLMTETPTSYSLLVMFKDVIYAVRDPYGNRPLCIGRLVPISKLHSSGAGEEDTEGWVVSSESCSFQSIGAKYYREVLPGEIVQISKHGVKSLSVVPRPEGDLPAFCIFEYVYFARPDSIFEGQMVYTVRQRCGRQLAIEAPTDADVVSTVPESATPAALGYAQQSGLPYIEVLCKNRYVGRTFIQPNTRLRQLGVAKKFGALTDNFAGKRVVLIDDSIVRGNTISPIIKLLKEAGATQVHIRVASPPIRFPCYMGINIPTKEELIANKPEFQDIAGYIGADSVQYLTVEGLVSAVQEGIASLHEKDKMISSSNKSGKRVGHCTACLTGKYPVELEW; via the exons GGGTCAGGAAAGTGCCGGGATTGTCACGAGTAACGGAGCCAGTCCACCCACGTACACAGCCCACAAG ggaatGGGATTAGTGAGCACTGCCTTCCCGCCCGAGGCTCTCCTGAAACTGCGCTATGGTAACCTTGGCATTTGTCACACACGCTATTCAACCACTGGCATCTCAGAGCTGCAGAACTGCCAGCCCTTTGTGGTGGATACGCTGCATGGCAAGATCGCTGTGGCGCACAATGGAGAGCTTGTTAATGCACATGCCTTGAGGAAAAAG GTAATGCGCCATGGTGTCGGCCTTTCCACCAGCTCAGACAGCGAGCTCATCACCCAGCTGCTTGCGTTGACTCCACCTATGGAGGAGCTGGATGCACCAGACTGGGTTGCCAG AATTAAAAACCTCATGACTGAGACCCCAACATCGTACTCACTGTTGGTGATGTTCAAAGATGTTATCTACGCGGTGCGTGACCCTTATGGGAACCGACCCCTCTGCATTGGACGACTTGTTCCTATCTCGAAACTGCACAGTTCAG gtgctggagaggaggacactgaGGGGTGGGTTGTGTCATCAGAGTCCTGCAGTTTTCAGTCCATCGGTGCCAA GTATTACAGAGAGGTCTTACCAGGAGAGATAGTCCAGATATCCAAACATGGGGTCAAGTCTCTGAGTGTTGTGCCCCGGCCTGAGGGAGACCTCCCTGCCTTCTGCATATTTGAATATGTTTATTTTGCCAGACCAGACTCTATTTTTGAAG GACAGATGGTCTATACTGTCAGGCAGCGCTGTGGTAGGCAGTTAGCCATCGAGGCTCCAACAGACGCAGACGTAGTCAGCACTGTGCCAGAGTCTGCAACCCCTGCTGCACTGGGCTACGCTCAGCAG TCTGGGCTGCCGTACATAGAGGTTTTGTGTAAGAACCGCTACGTTGGGAGAACATTTATTCAGCCAAATACCCGTTTGAGGCAGCTCGGAGTTGCCAAGAAGTTTGGGGCACTGACAGACAATTTCGCTGGGAAACGAGTGGTGCTAATTGATGACTCCATTGTCAGAGGCAACACCATCTCCCCCATTATAAAACTGCTCAAGGAAGCTGGTGCAACACAG GTCCATATCAGAGTGGCCTCTCCACCAATCAGGTTCCCTTGTTACATGGGCATCAATATTCCAACCAAGGAAGAGCTCATCGCCAACAAGCCAGAGTTTCAGGACATTGCTGGATACATTG GTGCGGACAGTGTTCAGTACCTGACTGTGGAGGGCCTGGTGTCAGCTGTCCAGGAGGGAATCGCCTCTCTCCACGAGAAGGACAAGATGATCAGCTCCAGTAACAAGTCCGGCAAGAGAGTGGGCCACTGTACTGCCTGCCTGACTGGGAAATATCCAGTGGAGCTGGAGTGGTGA